From the Lathyrus oleraceus cultivar Zhongwan6 chromosome 3, CAAS_Psat_ZW6_1.0, whole genome shotgun sequence genome, the window CCAATGCAATCATTTAGGATGAAGCACCCATGATAAATAGATATTGTATGGAAGTATTAGATCGACCACTGCAAGATATTATGAATATCAATGCTCCATTTGGTGGAAAAATAATGATCATGGGAGGAGATTTTCTCCAGGTGCTTCCTGTTATTGAAAAAGGAAGTAGAGGACAAATAATTCCAGCGTGTATTGTTAGGTCTCAATTATGGGCCACCACAAAGATCCTACATTTGCACCAAAATATGTGATCAACTCATGACCACAACTTTGCACAGTTTCTGATAAGGATTGGAGATGGCAATGAACCTGCTAAAGAGGATGACATGGTCAGGATGCCTGCTGAAATTGTAATACCATGGGAAGGAGAAATCTCCATAAAAAATCTTATACAACATAAATTTCCCCAATTAGAAAACCATGGATGGGATGCTTCATATATGGTGGAGAGAGCTATACTTAACCCCAAAAATTGTGATGTACATATGTTGAATGACATGATTATTAATAAGTTCCCTGGAGATGAACATATTTTGTTATCTTTTGATGAGGTTAAGGGTGATACTCATAATCTATATCAACAAGAATACTTACACATAGTTGCTCCTGGTACTTTACCACCACATATTTTAAAGATAAAAATAGGGGCTCCGCTGATGTTGTTGCGAAACATATACCCTAAATTTGGGTTGTGTAATCGGACAATATTGTTATGTCGTGTTTTTTTTATGAATTTGCTTGATGCTGAAATACTTACAGGCCACAACGCTGGAAAAAGAGCTTTCTTGCCAAGAATTAAGCTCAAAAC encodes:
- the LOC127130064 gene encoding uncharacterized protein LOC127130064, which encodes MVRMPAEIVIPWEGEISIKNLIQHKFPQLENHGWDASYMVERAILNPKNCDVHMLNDMIINKFPGDEHILLSFDEVKGDTHNLYQQEYLHIVAPGTLPPHILKIKIGAPLMLLRNIYPKFGLCNRTILLCRVFFMNLLDAEILTGHNAGKRAFLPRIKLKTTDGAGLPFVLIRKQFPVKLSFAITINKSQRQTIPNVRIYLPRHVFSYGQLYVALSKGVSRAATRVLIKDGKVEGEEGDFTKNIVFKEILLSQPQVFVYYV